The following is a genomic window from Bacteroidia bacterium.
ATAAAAACCAAATTGCGGTACAGCGGCACCTGAAGTTCCATCCACGCTCGGCCCTATGTTCGCGGAAGTAGCACGCCATTACGTACGTATTGATTGGTTGTTCAAGTAAGTGGATGGCTGCAAATGTAATACCGACAACGTTACAGCAATACTGCACAACGATTTCGAAATATTTGTGAGGGCGGGTGTCATGCAAGGCACTTCTCGAGCTTGGCAATGAGGTCGAGGGCTTTTTGGACCTCATGTTCGTAGAGCGGAGTATCACCACCGTGGGCGCTGGGGTTCAGGACGCGTTCGGTGGTCTTGAGGACTTCGTCAATAAGTTTGATGTTTTCCATCACCTTCCAGTTTTCGTCCTTGAGAAGAGAACGAAGGTGCTTGCGGGAATTCTTGAGCTTACCTCGGTCGGCGATGTCGAGGCCGGGTAGAACGTCCACATCGTCATCGCCTGCGGGGATGAGGTGCTCCCGGTGCGTCGGGGGTGTGATATTGAGCACGCGGTCGTAGAGTTGAGTTGGTATTTTTTCCTGCAGCTTCTTTTTTGCGGCGCGAAGGTTTTCCGTGAGCGTGAAAAACTCGCCTGGAGGGAGTTTTTTCTGTTCGGCCCATTCGCGGTAGCGTTTGGCCATGTCCTCAGCGGCTTTGCGGAGGCAGACGGCGGCTTCATCGAGGTTGTGGCCGTGCAGGTACTCTTCGGCTTTTTTTAGACCGGTTTTCTCCTCCTTGCAGGTGATGTTGGCTGCTGGGTTACCCACCAAACTGATGAAGCTCCAATCCGGGTGACATTGACCAATCGTACGGTGAAATTCACGGAAAAAACCTAGATCGTGAGTGAGAATGATCTTTTGGTAATCAGCTAAGGCCGCATCAGTCAGAAGGATTTCGACTACCTTCATTCGGTTGCTCATGTCAAGGCTGACTAACAAATCGTCTAGCACGAGAAGCTTGAAATCGGAGTCGTGTAGATTGACTAGTGATGCAGCGAAGCGGACTGAAAGGGCGAGTTGAGTGAGCTTTGCCTCGTTCAGAAACACCTGAGGACGATTTACGATTCTCCCACCAATCTGTATCCCTAACTCAATGACTGGAATCTGAAACTGTCTATTCTTCTGGCTCGTTCCAATGAATGATGGTGGGACGGTGACTTTGAGCTTAAGGATAATGGGAGCGACATCACCGGCAGCAAAGTGTTTGTTGTAGAAGTTCTGAGCTTCGTTACTTATGGAATCAACGATGCTGGAGAGCGTCCTCGCAAAGACATCCGTGTTATGTCTGAACTCGTCGTAGGAATAGGTGCCGCCTAAACCCCGACTTCCGGTTGGATTTGGATCGCCTTTGCGAATCCGAAACCACATGTCCTGTGGGACAACGCCACTAGTGCTCACGCAAAACGGTAGGATTTCCTTCTCGAAGATAGGCCAGAGGTTGAACTTCTCGGAGTTGCGGAAGTGGGAAAAGCCGAAAAAAAAGCGGTAGGTGATGAAATCACTTGCAAGATCGCCCTTCTCAATCAATGGCTGCTTGAAGGTTCCGTGGTCTACCTGGCTGATGCGGTAGGTGGTGTCGTTCTTCGTGGCGACATCGCGAAGAGTCAGTGCGATTTCTCCAAGCTTGGGTGCCGCATCCGCCTGCTCGTGAAGGTTGAGGAGGTTCTCTGGTCCAGCGGGTTCGAAGTATTTGGCGATGGAGTTCTTCGGCTTTCGAGCGCTTTGGAGGAAGGTGTAGAGCGCCCAATAAAGGGAGGATTTTCCGGATCCGTTTTCGCCGTAAACGAGGAGGTGGCGACCCTCAAGATTAAGGGTAAACTCGCGGAAGGCTTTGAAATTGGTGATCTCTATCTTGTGAAGTCGGCATTTCATACGCGGCCCTCCTGTTTGATGATGGCGAGGAGGTCCGGGCTGTCGGCAGTGAGGCGTAGGAGGCGGTTGCGCACGGGGTGGCTGGGAGCGTTGAGCGTGCGGTGCAGGCGGTCGAGGAACTCGCGCTGCTGCACTTCGCTTGCGCTGGGATCATAGGCGGCGAGGTGCGGGACCACAGTGTCGTGGAAGAGCAAGTCTCGCTCCGTCATGTGCTCGCGGAAGTAACACTCCATCACGCAGGCGTCGATGAGGTCTTCGAGGAAGGCGGCTGCAACGGCTTGGCCATGTGCCTTAGCAGACTGGATGAGCGGAACTAATCGTTCAAATAGGTTCACCTCTTCGGAAGTGGGTTTCTTCACTGGGATCTTGTCAAAGAATATCTTTCGTAGTTCACGCCGATCCTCCCCTTGTGTGGGAAACTCGTCCATAAAGCTGCATCGGAACAGTGTCGAATTGAAGAAGGCCGTCAAGTATTCGAGCGAGTCGCCACGACTGTTTATAATGAAAGCCTTATTGTTTGGGAAGTAGTGATTTTCACGGTC
Proteins encoded in this region:
- a CDS encoding ATP-binding protein, which gives rise to MKCRLHKIEITNFKAFREFTLNLEGRHLLVYGENGSGKSSLYWALYTFLQSARKPKNSIAKYFEPAGPENLLNLHEQADAAPKLGEIALTLRDVATKNDTTYRISQVDHGTFKQPLIEKGDLASDFITYRFFFGFSHFRNSEKFNLWPIFEKEILPFCVSTSGVVPQDMWFRIRKGDPNPTGSRGLGGTYSYDEFRHNTDVFARTLSSIVDSISNEAQNFYNKHFAAGDVAPIILKLKVTVPPSFIGTSQKNRQFQIPVIELGIQIGGRIVNRPQVFLNEAKLTQLALSVRFAASLVNLHDSDFKLLVLDDLLVSLDMSNRMKVVEILLTDAALADYQKIILTHDLGFFREFHRTIGQCHPDWSFISLVGNPAANITCKEEKTGLKKAEEYLHGHNLDEAAVCLRKAAEDMAKRYREWAEQKKLPPGEFFTLTENLRAAKKKLQEKIPTQLYDRVLNITPPTHREHLIPAGDDDVDVLPGLDIADRGKLKNSRKHLRSLLKDENWKVMENIKLIDEVLKTTERVLNPSAHGGDTPLYEHEVQKALDLIAKLEKCLA